A window of the Thermococcus sp. M39 genome harbors these coding sequences:
- the hisF gene encoding imidazole glycerol phosphate synthase subunit HisF: MLAKRIIAALDIKEGRVVKGIKFQNIRDAGDPIELAKRYEEEGIDEIVFLDITASYEKRKILLDLVKRIAEEIYVPFTVGGGIRSVEEIREIIKSGADKVFLNTAAVDNPKLVSEAAKVVGSANLVIAIDAKWNGEYWEVYTHGGRKARGIDAIEWAKEVERLGAGEILLTSMDTDGTQQGFDIPLTKAIVEAVDIPVIASGGAGSPEHFYEAFKIGAEAALAASIFHYGKYTVRELKEYLAKKGVPIRLE; encoded by the coding sequence ATGTTAGCTAAGAGAATTATCGCGGCTTTAGATATAAAGGAAGGCAGAGTGGTCAAAGGGATAAAGTTTCAAAACATTCGCGACGCTGGAGACCCAATAGAATTAGCGAAGCGCTATGAGGAAGAAGGAATAGACGAGATAGTTTTCTTAGATATTACCGCATCTTACGAAAAAAGAAAAATCCTCCTCGATTTGGTTAAGAGAATAGCTGAAGAAATCTACGTCCCATTTACAGTTGGTGGAGGAATTAGGAGCGTCGAAGAGATAAGAGAGATAATCAAAAGCGGTGCCGATAAGGTTTTCCTAAATACAGCGGCCGTTGACAATCCCAAGCTCGTAAGCGAAGCGGCAAAAGTTGTTGGGAGTGCGAATTTAGTCATAGCAATTGATGCAAAGTGGAACGGCGAATACTGGGAGGTTTATACTCACGGGGGAAGAAAAGCAAGGGGAATTGATGCTATAGAGTGGGCAAAGGAAGTTGAGCGCTTAGGTGCTGGAGAAATACTCTTGACGTCAATGGACACAGATGGAACTCAGCAAGGCTTTGATATTCCGCTGACTAAAGCGATTGTTGAAGCTGTGGATATTCCAGTTATAGCCTCTGGAGGTGCTGGAAGTCCAGAGCACTTTTATGAAGCGTTTAAAATAGGTGCTGAAGCAGCTTTGGCAGCTTCGATATTCCACTATGGAAAGTACACGGTTAGAGAGCTGAAAGAATACCTAGCTAAGAAAGGTGTTCCTATAAGACTGGAGTGA
- the hisA gene encoding 1-(5-phosphoribosyl)-5-((5-phosphoribosylamino)methylideneamino)imidazole-4-carboxamide isomerase, which yields MKMKIYPAIDLMNGKAVRLYKGRKDKVKVYGEPVEIAKGFAEYVDKIHIVDLDGAFSGKPQNFDVVKQIIEETGLRIQLGGGFRDYESIAKAYEIGVENVIISTKAFDLEFLEKVTQDFEGITVSLDAKGGKIAVKGWLEESSISVEEAYEMLRKYVKRFIYTAIERDGTLMGIEKINRFWDREEFIYAGGVSSVSDVLKLREIGFSGAIVGKALYEGKVTLEELLNVLGD from the coding sequence ATGAAGATGAAAATTTATCCCGCTATCGATTTAATGAACGGAAAAGCCGTTCGCCTCTACAAAGGAAGAAAGGATAAAGTGAAAGTTTATGGTGAGCCGGTGGAGATAGCTAAGGGTTTCGCCGAATACGTTGACAAAATCCACATAGTGGACTTAGATGGAGCTTTTAGCGGAAAGCCTCAAAATTTTGATGTTGTTAAGCAAATAATAGAGGAGACAGGACTGAGGATTCAGCTTGGAGGTGGCTTCAGAGATTACGAGAGCATAGCAAAGGCTTATGAAATCGGCGTCGAAAACGTCATAATTAGCACGAAAGCCTTTGACTTGGAGTTTTTAGAAAAAGTAACACAAGATTTTGAAGGAATTACTGTTAGCTTAGATGCCAAGGGCGGAAAGATAGCAGTGAAAGGCTGGCTTGAGGAGAGCTCAATAAGTGTTGAGGAAGCCTACGAAATGCTTAGAAAATACGTTAAAAGGTTTATTTACACGGCAATCGAAAGAGATGGCACTTTGATGGGAATTGAAAAGATTAACCGCTTTTGGGATAGAGAAGAGTTCATCTATGCTGGCGGCGTCTCAAGCGTAAGCGATGTACTAAAGCTTAGAGAGATTGGATTTTCCGGCGCTATTGTGGGAAAAGCCCTCTATGAAGGTAAGGTTACTTTAGAAGAGCTGTTAAATGTCTTAGGTGATTGA
- the hisH gene encoding imidazole glycerol phosphate synthase subunit HisH, producing MIAIVDLGIGNLANVRKALDGVITSDPYEIEKAEKIVLPGVGNFGAVMEKLEPLRGVILDAINDGKPFLGICLGLQLLFEESEESPGSRGLGVFEGKVVRFRGVRTPHIGWNQVRQKKDCPLFEGIKDGAYFYFVHSYYADPQDESIVVGVTDYQSKGNEVIFTSAVCRDNVYAVQFHPEKSSRNGLKLLANFRRL from the coding sequence GTGATTGCGATAGTTGATTTAGGAATTGGTAACTTAGCCAACGTAAGAAAAGCTTTAGATGGAGTCATTACGAGCGATCCCTATGAAATAGAGAAAGCTGAGAAAATAGTTTTGCCCGGCGTTGGAAACTTTGGAGCTGTGATGGAGAAGCTTGAGCCTTTGAGGGGAGTTATCTTAGATGCCATAAACGATGGAAAACCCTTCCTTGGCATATGCCTTGGGCTTCAGCTGCTCTTTGAAGAGAGTGAAGAGAGCCCAGGAAGCAGAGGTCTTGGCGTATTTGAAGGCAAAGTTGTGCGCTTTAGAGGCGTTAGAACGCCGCACATTGGCTGGAACCAGGTGCGGCAGAAAAAGGACTGTCCACTCTTCGAGGGCATAAAGGATGGAGCTTACTTCTACTTTGTCCACTCCTACTACGCAGATCCCCAAGACGAGAGCATAGTCGTAGGGGTTACTGACTATCAGTCGAAGGGCAACGAAGTGATTTTTACATCCGCAGTATGCAGGGACAACGTTTACGCGGTTCAGTTCCATCCAGAAAAGTCGAGCAGAAACGGGTTAAAGCTCTTAGCGAACTTCAGGAGGTTATGA
- the hisB gene encoding imidazoleglycerol-phosphate dehydratase HisB — translation MRRKTKETDIIVEVGIEGSIETGDRVFDHLLTALFFYMREKANIKASYDLRHHLWEDLGIVLGEELKEKIKGKKIARFGNAIMPMDDALVLVAVDISRPYLNLEFDIKESEEGFEVTLVREFLWALARTLNATIHVKQLAGVNAHHIVEATFKGLGVALRQALSESERLESTKGVL, via the coding sequence ATGAGACGCAAAACGAAAGAGACTGACATAATTGTTGAGGTTGGCATTGAGGGGAGCATAGAAACAGGAGATAGAGTATTTGACCACCTCCTTACCGCTTTATTCTTTTACATGCGTGAGAAAGCCAACATTAAAGCGAGCTATGACTTAAGACATCATCTCTGGGAGGACTTAGGTATAGTCCTTGGAGAAGAGCTCAAAGAGAAAATTAAAGGCAAGAAAATAGCGCGCTTTGGGAACGCAATAATGCCAATGGATGATGCATTAGTCCTTGTCGCCGTTGACATCTCGAGGCCATACCTCAACCTTGAGTTCGATATAAAGGAGAGCGAGGAAGGCTTCGAGGTTACTCTGGTTAGGGAGTTCCTCTGGGCGCTGGCAAGAACTCTCAATGCCACAATTCACGTGAAGCAGCTGGCTGGAGTTAATGCACACCACATAGTCGAGGCTACATTTAAGGGACTTGGTGTTGCTCTAAGGCAGGCTTTAAGCGAAAGTGAGCGTTTAGAGAGCACCAAAGGGGTGTTGTGA
- the hisD gene encoding histidinol dehydrogenase, with protein sequence MNFELESYVAQILKDIRERGIEAVKEYSRKFDGYDGEFLVSEEEFEEAERQIPEKDKKIIKRTIERIWEYHEKQLESDKLYIKNASLYGIIYKPIRRIGIYVPGGKPLPSTLMMVGVPAKIAGVKEIAVTTPPKNGKVNPYILYVAKLLGIKEVYKLGGIQAIGAMAYGIGMKKVDKIFGPGNKFVNEAKRQVFGVVGIDSLAGPSEIAVIADETADKEYVLYDLLSQLEHGKDSKAWLLTTSKELAEYCRRDGIEVVLCESLEECAEKANEIAPEHLEIITKEPLKLVDLIENAGAIYLGEYTPVPAADYFLGVNHVLPTGGAAKFSGVLTVMDFMKRISLAYVSREEFLSERYLGIRLAEIEGMEMHKKSMEVRK encoded by the coding sequence ATGAATTTTGAGTTAGAAAGCTATGTGGCTCAAATTTTGAAAGACATAAGGGAAAGAGGTATTGAAGCTGTAAAGGAATACTCAAGGAAGTTTGACGGCTATGATGGGGAATTCCTTGTTAGTGAAGAAGAGTTTGAAGAAGCGGAGAGGCAAATTCCAGAGAAGGATAAGAAAATAATCAAGCGCACAATAGAAAGAATCTGGGAGTATCACGAGAAACAGCTTGAGAGCGATAAGCTCTACATAAAGAACGCTTCGCTTTATGGTATAATCTACAAGCCGATAAGGAGGATCGGTATCTACGTCCCTGGAGGGAAGCCTCTGCCTTCGACACTCATGATGGTTGGAGTTCCAGCGAAGATAGCTGGTGTTAAGGAGATAGCAGTTACAACACCACCTAAAAACGGCAAAGTCAATCCGTACATCCTCTATGTTGCAAAGCTTCTCGGTATCAAAGAGGTCTACAAGCTCGGTGGAATCCAAGCGATTGGAGCAATGGCTTACGGCATTGGAATGAAGAAAGTAGACAAAATCTTCGGTCCAGGCAATAAGTTCGTGAACGAAGCAAAGAGGCAGGTCTTTGGTGTTGTAGGAATTGACAGCTTAGCTGGACCATCAGAAATAGCTGTTATAGCCGATGAGACAGCAGATAAGGAGTATGTTTTATACGATTTGCTTTCCCAGCTGGAGCACGGAAAAGATAGCAAGGCTTGGCTTTTAACGACTTCAAAGGAATTAGCGGAGTACTGCAGAAGGGACGGAATTGAAGTTGTCCTGTGTGAAAGCTTGGAGGAATGTGCCGAAAAAGCTAACGAGATAGCTCCAGAACACTTGGAGATAATCACAAAGGAACCACTGAAGCTCGTGGATTTAATTGAAAACGCTGGAGCGATTTATCTCGGCGAATACACACCGGTGCCAGCGGCTGATTATTTCCTTGGAGTTAACCACGTTCTGCCAACCGGGGGAGCTGCGAAGTTCAGCGGGGTTTTAACAGTTATGGACTTCATGAAAAGGATAAGCTTAGCGTACGTCAGCAGAGAAGAATTCCTAAGCGAGCGCTATCTCGGAATTAGGTTGGCTGAGATAGAGGGAATGGAGATGCACAAGAAGTCAATGGAGGTTAGAAAATGA
- the hisG gene encoding ATP phosphoribosyltransferase, with protein sequence MRFVLPKGRLFKDSLEILRKAGIELRPPENRELMVKNGRYELLLARAFDVPVYVEYGVDVGIAGSDVVEERESDVLVPLELPFGKCRLSLAMPKENAVSVEEMDGFRIATKYPNLARKFFERRGVEVEVIKLHGSIELAPKIGIADAIVDIVETGNTLRANGLVEVEKIMDVSALLLVNRISQKTKFREINELVLKIKEVVKDEF encoded by the coding sequence ATGAGATTTGTTCTTCCAAAAGGACGACTATTCAAGGATTCGCTTGAAATCCTACGAAAAGCTGGGATTGAGCTTAGGCCACCAGAGAACAGAGAATTGATGGTAAAAAACGGCAGATATGAGCTCCTCCTTGCAAGGGCTTTTGATGTCCCGGTTTACGTCGAGTATGGCGTTGACGTTGGCATAGCTGGAAGCGATGTTGTTGAGGAAAGGGAAAGTGACGTCCTCGTTCCTCTTGAGCTGCCTTTTGGAAAGTGCCGCTTAAGCTTGGCGATGCCCAAAGAAAATGCAGTCAGCGTTGAAGAGATGGACGGTTTTAGGATAGCCACCAAATACCCAAACCTTGCAAGGAAGTTCTTTGAGAGGAGAGGAGTCGAGGTTGAAGTGATAAAGCTTCACGGAAGCATCGAGCTTGCCCCAAAAATTGGGATTGCAGATGCCATCGTTGACATCGTCGAGACGGGAAACACATTGAGAGCCAATGGGTTAGTTGAGGTGGAGAAGATTATGGATGTTTCGGCTTTGCTTTTGGTGAACAGAATCTCCCAAAAGACGAAGTTTAGGGAGATTAACGAGCTTGTTTTAAAAATTAAGGAGGTTGTCAAAGATGAATTTTGA